A genomic window from Elaeis guineensis isolate ETL-2024a chromosome 3, EG11, whole genome shotgun sequence includes:
- the LOC105040384 gene encoding uncharacterized protein, protein MENSFHGLPPSKRFKLLHLQENPHPSDSPMPECLPAKKRLDHILHHHHYPISTTSLCLPAKKRVWAPHLSPLKHQHEDPNPICPQSHLQSQDDEEPSKQQDDDQEEEDDGVTCAVCRSTDGDPVDPIVFCDGCDLMVHASCYGDPLIKSIPEGDWFCLRCCERKGKEEEGEEKPSCCCLCPVKGGAVKPTTDGGWAHIMCALLVPEVFFRDPDGRDGIDCSRVPGRRRDIECYICGSNRGCAIECSEPKCGLGFHVSCGLEKGLSIEYKEGRGGAIVAGFCVDHTQLWKKQQITGKFKIVPRDREPKGKARF, encoded by the exons ATGGAGAACAGCTTCCATGGGTTGCCACCCTCCAAGAGATTCAAGCTTCTCCATCTGCAAGAGAACCCCCATCCCTCGGATTCCCCCATGCCCGAATGCCTCCCAGCCAAAAAGAGGCTCGATCATATCCTTCACCACCATCACTATCCCATCTCCACCACCTCCCTCTGCCTCCCAGCCAAGAAGAGGGTCTGGGCTCCCCACCTCTCTCCCCTCAAACACCAACACGAGGACCCTAATCCCATCTGCCCTCAATCCCACCTTCAAtcacaagatgatgaagaacctaGCAAACAACAAGATGACGACCAAGAGGAGGAGGACGATGGGGTTACCTGTGCGGTTTGCCGGAGCACCGACGGTGATCCCGTGGACCCCATCGTGTTCTGCGATGGCTGCGATCTCATGGTACATGCCTCGTGCTACGGCGATCCCCTGATCAAATCCATCCCGGAAGGAGACTGGTTCTGCCTGAGATGCTGCGAGAGAAAGGGCAAGGAGGAGGAGGGCGAGGAGAAGCCGAGCTGCTGCTGCCTTTGCCCGGTGAAGGGAGGAGCGGTGAAGCCCACCACGGACGGCGGGTGGGCCCACATCATGTGCGCCCTCCTCGTGCCGGAGGTCTTCTTCCGCGACCCCGATGGGAGGGACGGCATCGACTGCTCCCGGGTTCCCGGTAGAAGACGAGACATCGAATGCTACATCTGTGGGTCCAATCGCGGGTGCGCCATCGAGTGCTCGGAGCCCAAGTGCGGGTTGGGGTTCCACGTTTCCTGCGGGCTGGAGAAGGGTCTCTCCATAGAGTACAAGGAGGGAAGAGGAGGAGCCATCGTCGCCGGCTTCTGCGTGGATCACACCCAGCTCTGGAAAAAG CAACAAATAACTGGCAAGTTCAAGATAGTACCAAGAGATCGCGAGCCCAAGGGAAAGGCTAGATTTTGA
- the LOC105040385 gene encoding large ribosomal subunit protein eL20z isoform X3, whose product MDKVNAGPSYDCKDCGGKYILINDEEDPRLAMFDKPLPCCGCGIGWCSLLLGFVCPLIWYCAAILYLGSYYHRDPRERSGLAANAIAEQIKAFQTSWS is encoded by the exons ATGGATAAAG TGAATGCAGGGCCATCTTATGATTGTAAGGATTGTGGTGGGAAGTATATATTGATAAATGATGAAGAAGACCCACGGTTGGCTATGTTTGACAAGCCCCTCCCATGCTGCGGCTGTGGAATAGGATGGTGTTC TTTGCTTTTGGGATTTGTATGCCCGTTGATATGGTACTGTGCTGCAATTCTGTACTTGGGCAGCTACTACCACAGAGATCCACGAGAGCGATCTGGCCTTGCTGCTAATGCAATTGCT GAGCAGATCAAGGCCTTCCAAACAAGTTGGAGTTGA
- the LOC105040385 gene encoding large ribosomal subunit protein eL20z isoform X2 yields MDKGPSYDCKDCGGKYILINDEEDPRLAMFDKPLPCCGCGIGWCSLLLGFVCPLIWYCAAILYLGSYYHRDPRERSGLAANAIAALVCTIVTLITLAAIFL; encoded by the exons ATGGATAAAG GGCCATCTTATGATTGTAAGGATTGTGGTGGGAAGTATATATTGATAAATGATGAAGAAGACCCACGGTTGGCTATGTTTGACAAGCCCCTCCCATGCTGCGGCTGTGGAATAGGATGGTGTTC TTTGCTTTTGGGATTTGTATGCCCGTTGATATGGTACTGTGCTGCAATTCTGTACTTGGGCAGCTACTACCACAGAGATCCACGAGAGCGATCTGGCCTTGCTGCTAATGCAATTGCT GCACTAGTATGTACAATTGTGACTCTGATCACCCTAGCTGCTATCTTCCTCTAG
- the LOC105040385 gene encoding large ribosomal subunit protein eL20z isoform X1 has protein sequence MDKVNAGPSYDCKDCGGKYILINDEEDPRLAMFDKPLPCCGCGIGWCSLLLGFVCPLIWYCAAILYLGSYYHRDPRERSGLAANAIAALVCTIVTLITLAAIFL, from the exons ATGGATAAAG TGAATGCAGGGCCATCTTATGATTGTAAGGATTGTGGTGGGAAGTATATATTGATAAATGATGAAGAAGACCCACGGTTGGCTATGTTTGACAAGCCCCTCCCATGCTGCGGCTGTGGAATAGGATGGTGTTC TTTGCTTTTGGGATTTGTATGCCCGTTGATATGGTACTGTGCTGCAATTCTGTACTTGGGCAGCTACTACCACAGAGATCCACGAGAGCGATCTGGCCTTGCTGCTAATGCAATTGCT GCACTAGTATGTACAATTGTGACTCTGATCACCCTAGCTGCTATCTTCCTCTAG